In the genome of Triticum urartu cultivar G1812 chromosome 5, Tu2.1, whole genome shotgun sequence, one region contains:
- the LOC125506501 gene encoding disease resistance protein SUMM2-like — protein sequence MLIAFTSFEAIFIIERFDDWAGTKSFESTSYWLWAAGFYVLARVEEVADKPIYTWTLHIVSGHTLGHLCAAMVPLCFILMLVKRTRPIQPERHMIVHHQLKLAFMVCLLVPKMIYLWMPKLQVSAIMYEISILMWEFSARYVANQANTSEERGMLETPIRARQIVPRIRGIYGMDIYKNKVLEFLQSERSDESIFGLWGTSGVGKTRLLSLIADSYADSFRHVIFLDGGSSVRVMQNHFAYFLKLDWEAISLLEEHYRAKIIMEYLEHVSFLVLLDDVQDEVYPDLTAVGLPMALGHRQKVILTSRSQVVCARMGCTISNTLEMKCLGDEDAWSLFEYNAGVKITEADNEICEYAKQMVSACGGLPRAICAIGIGVAGATCRGKHPDDWWFTYKRFKGKNLPPERMEEIVPVLV from the exons ATGTTGATCGCTTTCACATCTTTCGAGGCCATTTTCATTATCGAAAGGTTTGATGATTGGGCAGGAACAAAGTCGTTTGAATCAACAAGCTACTGGTTATGGGCAGCAG GATTTTACGTTCTTGCAAGAGTAGAAGAGGTTGCAGACAAACCAATTTATACGTGGACACTTCATATTGTCAGCGGGCATACTCTTGGTCATTTATGTGCTGCAATGGTGCCTCTTTGTTTTATTCTCATGTTAGTGAAAAGGACAAGGCCAATTCAACCAGAAAG ACACATGATTGTGCATCATCAATTAAAGCTTGCTTTCATGGTCTGCTTATTGGTGCCCAAGATGATCTACCTATGGATGCCCAAGTTACAG GTTAGTGCCATAATGTATGAAATCAGCATTTTGATGTGGGAGTTCAGTGCTCGTTATGTGGCTAATCAGGCAAATACCTCTGAGGAGCGAGGAATGTTAGAAACCCCAATTCGTGCTCGGCAAATAGTGCCTCGTATTCGCGGCATTTATGGGATGGACATTTATAAGAATAAGGTCTTAGAATTCTTACAAAGTGAACGATCGGATGAGTCTATATTTGGATTATGGGGCACGTCGGGTGTTGGCAAGACACGGCTTCTTTCACTCATCGCTGATAGCTATGCTGATTCATTTCGTCATGTCATATTTCTTGATGGTGGCAGTAGCGTGAGAGTTATGCAAAATCATTTCGCATATTTTTTGAAATTGGATTGGGAGGCAATCTCATTGTTAGAGGAGCATTACCGAGCTAAAATCATCATGGAGTACCTAGAGCATGTCAGTTTTTTGGTTCTGTTAGACGATGTGCAAGATGAAGTCTACCCAGATTTGACAGCTGTTGGTTTGCCGATGGCTCTTGGGCATCGGCAAAAGGTTATTCTTACGTCGAGGAGTCAGGTAGTATGTGCTCGCATGGGATGCACCATATCAAACACTCTGGAGATGAAGTGTCTCGGGGATGAAGATGCTTGGAGTCTTTTCGAGTATAATGCGGGAGTTAAAATCACAGAAGCTGATAATGAAATTTGTGAATATGCAAAACAG ATGGTTTCAGCATGTGGAGGGTTGCCTAGAGCCATATGTGCTATTGGCATAGGCGTAGCCGGAGCCACTTGCAGGGGAAAACATCCAGATGATTGGTGGTTTACCTACAAGCGTTTCAAGGGTAAAAATCTGCCACCAGAACGAATGGAAGAAATAGTCCCTGTTCTGGTTTAG